A window from Clupea harengus chromosome 14, Ch_v2.0.2, whole genome shotgun sequence encodes these proteins:
- the zbtb24 gene encoding zinc finger and BTB domain-containing protein 24: MSEQQPKMAFHSKTHKDTILNKFDMLRKKDILCDITLIVEQVHFKAHKALLAASSEYFSSLLMAVDSPSTAQAVYQLEGMAAQAFGAVLEFIYSATVCVEQSAAEQLLSTARFLGVTDLLCADGKDEGVCASPSGCNSDERVPIGLHPDSNSEGASKNSEEPGGEAQAPAMRKRGRPRKNTHAVVKKVTDIIVNNHIPAESNQESVREAKTTDGQDGGSDPVNEGEATERLPGSPGDDRKDPEDADYIPSTRGLRHSKRKIKRPVKLSGYRLGDEAGEPGQPGKRGRKRKYPDTEARCEDCGKVFKNHVFLKVHQRTHTGERPYGCHICGKDFTQKHTLLIHQQMHTGEKPHVCTICKKALSTKHSLQEHMNLHTEQKLFSCDQCGRSFTQKRQLKSHYRIHTGQSLPECAHCQRRFLDAAQLKKHLRTHTGEKPFTCEICGKCFTAKSTLQTHIRIHRGEKPYVCSVCGKSFSDASAHRRHVSSHSGKKPFSCSVCSLSFARPDNLKVHAKTHSKEWPHDPDTAPREGVVLSSGVSGSATEDVRGLIQLQPYQVPAGEQQEIQLVVTGDVENINFVPGQESGISIITTTTESNGAGGGSDPQGPPSLTLLTQPSGHHMLVTQDTADPGAHIQTISMVEGQVGAGGGSAGQGEQMHVITLTKEAMEQLHQQAQVQRQPGSQGALQLLPRTTQLLQQPHASLPQLTVPPDTTPTQGERESQAIHISSQAGQPICISQTSQQIPSHHIQGQTFQIQAGSVSYLYTTSLAPNT, translated from the exons ATGTCAGAACAGCAACCTAAGATGGCCTttcattcaaagacacacaagGACACTATACTGAATAAATTTGACATGCTGAGGAAAAAAGACATTCTTTGTGATATCACCCTCATTGTGGAGCAAGTGCACTTCAAAGCCCACAAAGCCCTACTAGCAGCAAGTAGCGAATACTTTTCCTCcctgctgatggctgtggacTCACCCAGCACAGCTCAGGCTGTGTACCAACTGGAAGGCATGGCTGCCCAGGCCTTTGGGGCAGTGCTGGAGTTCATCTAcagtgctactgtgtgtgtggagcagagtgCCGCTGAGCAGCTCCTGAGCACCGCTCGCTTCCTTGGGGTCACTGACCTGCTATGTGCAGATGGCAAAGATGAGGGGGTATGTGCTTCCCCATCAGGATGCAACAGTGACGAACGGGTGCCCATTGGCTTACATCCAGACTCTAATTCAGAGGGGGCATCCAAAAATAGTGAGGAGCCTGGCGGTGAGGCACAGGCACCAGCAATGCGGAAGAGAGGGCGCCCCCGGAAAAACACACATGCGGTTGTCAAGAAAGTGACAGACATAATTGTGAACAACCACATCCCAGCCGAATCCAATCAGGAGTCTGTCCGTGAGGCCAAGACAACAGATGGGCAGGATGGAGGCAGCGACCCTGTGAATGAAGGAGAGGCCACGGAGCGACTGCCTGGGTCACCCGGAGATGACCGCAAAGATCCAGAAGATGCAGATTACATTCCATCCACACGTGGCCTGCGCCACAGCAAGCGTAAGATCAAGCGGCCGGTTAAGTTGAGTGGCTACCGCCTCGGGGATGAGGCCGGCGAGCCAGGGCAGCCTGGGAAGCgaggcaggaagaggaagtacCCTGACACAGAGGCTCGTTGTGAAGACTGTGGCAAGGTCTTTAAGAACCATGTGTTCTTGAAGGTACATCAGCGGACCCATACTG GTGAGAGGCCCTATGGATGCCATATATGTGGAAAGGACTTCACTCAGAAGCACACCCTCCTGATCCATCAGCAGATGCACACGGGGGAGAAGCCTCACGTCTGCACCATCTGCAAAAAAGCGCTGTCAACCAAACACTCTCTACAGGAACACATGAATTTGCACACAG AGCAGAAGCTGTTCAGCTGTGACCAGTGTGGACGAAGCTTCACCCAGAAGCGGCAGCTGAAGAGCCACTACAGGATTCATACGGGTCAGTCGCTACCCGAGTGTGCCCACTGCCAGAGACGCTTTCTGGACGCTGCCCAGCTCAAAAAGCACCTGAGAACTCACACAG GTGAGAAGCCTTTCACATGTGAAATCTGTGGAAAGTGTTTTACAGCTAAAAGCACCCTTCAGACCCACATCAGAATCCACAG GGGGGAGAAGCCGtacgtgtgcagtgtgtgtggaaagtcCTTCTCAGACGCCAGTGCACACAGACGTCATGTGTCCTCACACTCCGGCAAGAAGCCCTTCAGCTGTTCTGTTTGCAGCTTGTCCTTTGCCCGGCCGGACAACCTCAAGGTCCATGCCAAGACCCACAGCAAGGAGTGGCCCCATGACCCCGACACAGCCCCCAGGGAAGGGGTGGTGTTGAGCTCAGGGGTATCGGGCTCGGCCACTGAAGATGTGCGGGGCCTCATCCAGCTGCAGCCCTATCAAGTGCCTGCGGGCGAGCAGCAGGAGATTCAGCTCGTGGTCACGGGCGACGTGGAGAACATCAACTTTGTGCCTGGCCAGGAGTCAGGGATCAGCATCATCACTACGACGACGGAGAGCAATGGAGCGGGCGGCGGGAGTGACCCCCAGGGCCCCCCCAGCCTCACTCTCCTCACCCAGCCGTCGGGGCACCACATGTTGGTAACGCAGGACACGGCTGACCCCGGCGCCCACATCCAGACCATCAGCATGGTGGAGGGCCAGGTGGGCGCTGGGGGTGGCAGCGCCGGGCAGGGCGAGCAGATGCACGTCATCACCCTTACCAAAGAGGCCATGGAGCAGCTgcaccagcaggctcaggtgCAAaggcagccaggcagccaggggGCGCTGCAGCTCCTGCCCCGCACCACCCAGCTCCTGCAGCAGCCCCACGCCAGCCTGCCACAGCTGACCGTGCCCCCGGACACGACCCCCacgcagggggagagggagagccaggCCATTCACATCAGCAGCCAGGCCGGCCAGCCCATCTGCATCAGCCAGACCAGCCAGCAGATCCCTAGCCACCACATCCAGGGCCAGACCTTCCAGATTCAGGCAGGCAGCGTCTCCTACCTGTACACCACCAGCCTTGCCCCTAACACCTGA
- the ddo gene encoding D-aspartate oxidase, with product MQSVKVVVVGSGVVGLSTAVCIAENLPHCSVTVISERFSPDTTSDGAAGILFASQFPDIPLERQCRWFKESFDHLLAIAQSSECGEAGVILSSGCQVFKEGPAERPFWADYVLGFCILSEREMKRFPDHKFGQAFTTVKCECITYLPWLEKRFRNAGGELQHGKVSDLQHLAETYDVIVNCSGLGARSLVGDAKMYPIRGQILKFHAPWVKNFIRDGDGHTYIYPGVNSVTLGGTRQAGDWRLDVDTGDREGILERCFRMDPALHGGQVVGEWVGLRPGRESPRVEVERLKTAEGREVPLVHNYGHGGWGVTLAWGTALDALGLVRQSLQQHPPMARL from the exons ATGCAGTCAGTGAAAGTGGTGGTTGTTGGGTCAGGAGTGGTGGGTCTGTCCACGGCAGTGTGCATCGCCGAGAACCTTCCCCACTGTTCCGTCACCGTCATCAGTGAGCGCTTCTCCCCTGACACCACCAGTGATGGAGCTGCAGGGATCTTATTTGCCTCTCAGTTTCCAG ATATTCCTCTGGAGCGCCAGTGCCGGTGGTTCAAGGAGAGCTTTGATCACCTGCTGGCCATCGCCCAGTCCTCCGAGTGTGGGGAGGCAGGAGTCATTTTAAGCTCAGG TTGCCAGGTCTTTAAGGAGGGGCCTGCTGAGAGGCCATTCTGGGCAGACTATGTCCTAGGCTTCTGCATCCTAAGTGAACGTGAGATGAAGAGATTCCCTGATCACAAGTTTGGCCAGGCTTTCACTACAGTCAAGTGCGAGTGCATCACCTACCTGCCCTGGCTGGAGAAAAG GTTTAGGAACGCTGGTGGTGAGCTCCAGCATGGGAAGGTCTCAGATCTTCAGCATCTGGCCGAGACCTATGACGTCATTGTGAACTGTTCGGGATTAGGGGCCCGCTCCCTGGTTGGGGATGCGAAGATGTACCCCATCCGTGGGCAGATTCTGAAGTTTCATGCCCCTTGGGTGAAGAACTTCATCCGTGACGGGGACGGGCACACCTACATCTACCCAGGGGTGAACAGCGTGACCCTGGGGGGAACACGGCAGGCCGGGGACTGGCGTCTAGACGTGGACACAGGTGACAGGGAAGGCATCCTTGAGCGCTGTTTCCGGATGGATCCCGCCCTCCATGGGGGACAGGTGGTGGGAGAGTGGGTCGGCCTGCGGCCAGGGAGGGAGAGCCCACGGGTGGAGGTGGAACGGCTGAAAACGGCAGAGGGCAGGGAAGTCCCACTGGTACACAACTACGGCCATGGGGGCTGGGGGGTCACACTGGCCTGGGGCACAGCACTGGATGCCCTGGGGCTAGTGAGGCAGTCTCTGCAGCAGCACCCCCCCATGGCCAGGCTGTGA